CTTTGCCTGGAGAAAGACGCGATCGGGAACGATCACTTTCAAACCGCTAAGGGTCTTTAAATCTTCCATCATAACGGGATTTAGGGCACCGCCTCCGGTAACGACTATCTCATTCCCCAAAGGCAAATAAGATCTGATACTCTCCACCAGCTGATGAACAGTGAATCTTACTAGAGTCCTTACAAGATCCTCCGGCTTTCCATGAGTTATACCTTCAAGAAAGTTTTCGTTGTATATCTCTCTTCCCGTAGATTTTGGTGGTTTTCTCAAAAAGTAATCTCTATCCCTTTCTATGAGTGTTTCAAGAATACTACCATCTATTTTTCCTCTCGAAGCTATGAGACCGTCCCTATCGTAATCGACGTTGAAGTGCTTTTTTACGGTCAGGTCGATCAAACAGTTGGCCGGTCCGCTGTCGAAGGCGATCACGCCGTCGAACCTCTCCGAGACATACGTGACGTTGGCTATGCCGCCGAGGTTGACAGCGTAGGTGCCGTCCTCGAAGAGAATCCAGTCCAGATAGGGAATGAGTGGGGCACCTTCGCCGCCCACCACCATATCCTTTTTCCTGAAGTCGAAGATCACGGGCAGTCCGGTCTCGTGCGAGACGAAATCGGCCTCGCCTATCTGCAATGTAGAACCGTCGGCTGGATCGTGGTACACCGTCTGGCCATGATAGGCGATAACATCGACAGGAGCGGCAAGTGAATTCAGAAAGCTCTTTATGTGCCGGGCATGCGTTTTGCCGATGAGAAAATTCATCCTGTTGACTCTATCAACACCCGAAATGAAAGGGTTGTAAGTGGCCACGACCTCGTCCTGAAAAGCCCTGTCGAAGGCGATCGACGAGTGTTTTAACAGTTCCACTTTCATTCTTTTGCCTGAACCGGTACATCTGGTTAGTGCCAGTTCCAAGCCATCGGCCGAGGTACCGCTCATGACGCCGACGATATCTCTACTTTCCTTCGAAAGTATCTCGCCGAAATTGCTCCAGATCATCCAAGCCCTCCGAAAACAAGGTTGTGCAACCTACGCCTTATCTGTTGCATCTGTGGAATGGTCTCTCTTCTGCTGATGTTGGTTCGGTTCGTCAGCAGTATCACGTACAGGCCGCTCTGGGGATCAACCCACAGAGAGGTTCCCGTGAAACCCGTGTGACCGAACGCATCCTCTCCCAGAATGTCACCGCCGCTGGAACCTTTCGAGGGTGACATCCAGCCCAGATGGCGCTTATCCTCGCCGATAACGACGGTATCTCC
This portion of the Mesotoga infera genome encodes:
- a CDS encoding anhydro-N-acetylmuramic acid kinase, with amino-acid sequence MIWSNFGEILSKESRDIVGVMSGTSADGLELALTRCTGSGKRMKVELLKHSSIAFDRAFQDEVVATYNPFISGVDRVNRMNFLIGKTHARHIKSFLNSLAAPVDVIAYHGQTVYHDPADGSTLQIGEADFVSHETGLPVIFDFRKKDMVVGGEGAPLIPYLDWILFEDGTYAVNLGGIANVTYVSERFDGVIAFDSGPANCLIDLTVKKHFNVDYDRDGLIASRGKIDGSILETLIERDRDYFLRKPPKSTGREIYNENFLEGITHGKPEDLVRTLVRFTVHQLVESIRSYLPLGNEIVVTGGGALNPVMMEDLKTLSGLKVIVPDRVFLQAKEAMGMAVLAQEFLNGVGANVPSVTGAKQRVILGKLALP